In Sporolituus thermophilus DSM 23256, a single genomic region encodes these proteins:
- the pyrR gene encoding bifunctional pyr operon transcriptional regulator/uracil phosphoribosyltransferase PyrR translates to MAGLIEKTVIMDAQAIRRALIRVAHEIIEKNKGTGDLVLVGIRTRGVPLAERLAREIKNIEGVEPPVGILDITLYRDDLSTLGHQPVVHGTQIPVDVNGKKVILVDDVLYTGRTVRAALDAIIDIGRPRLIQLAVLIDRGHRELPIRADYVGKNVPTSRKEVVSVQVEPVDKADKVVIKEFAE, encoded by the coding sequence ATGGCTGGATTAATAGAGAAAACGGTAATTATGGATGCTCAGGCGATAAGACGGGCGCTAATTCGCGTTGCTCATGAAATTATCGAAAAAAACAAAGGCACCGGTGACCTGGTTTTGGTCGGTATTCGCACGCGAGGTGTCCCGTTAGCCGAACGTCTGGCCAGAGAAATTAAGAATATTGAAGGCGTAGAGCCGCCGGTTGGTATTCTTGATATTACGCTTTACCGAGATGACTTGTCCACGCTCGGTCATCAGCCCGTTGTTCATGGGACGCAGATTCCCGTCGATGTAAACGGAAAAAAAGTTATCCTTGTAGATGATGTTTTGTATACCGGACGGACCGTTCGTGCGGCTCTTGATGCTATTATCGACATCGGGCGACCGCGCTTGATTCAGCTCGCGGTTTTAATTGACCGTGGTCATCGGGAATTGCCGATTCGGGCCGACTATGTGGGGAAAAATGTACCAACGTCGCGGAAAGAAGTGGTTAGTGTGCAAGTAGAACCGGTTGATAAGGCCGACAAGGTTGTTATTAAGGAATTTGCCGAGTGA
- a CDS encoding Rqc2 family fibronectin-binding protein: MNIEGLTLAPLLWELNAKLTGGRIDKIFQPDDYTLVIWVRQHHETLRLIISVNPASPCLYLSDTPPENPAVPPTFCMLLRKHLVNGRIAAVTQHGLDRIAYITIDVRDESGGITSKILAVELMGKYSNIIFIHDNSILDAIRRIPASLSRHRQVLPGKPYLHPPARDGVNFLNDTTEIFLTKLRSVKNGLLTKAIIDVSVGIGPLTAKELVWRAGLPTDIKIDQLDTADFASLAEAVQDLVGPLRNGSIQPAVVVDDKDSLIALAAYPLEHLNGYKTCFFPTMNEAVIFALGLDKIRRLPDKDVLEKVISAELARLQRKITALKQESDEALTAETWRRLADIIMANVYQIPKGVNQVKLPNLYDIHGDDPYVTIELDPLLTPVENAQSFYAKYSKLKRAQELIAAQLQQRRQELAYLESIQVSLNQATTLPEINEIRQELAAAGYLPQDSRNRRQVPAPSTPLTGTTRGGFKFIAGKNNIQNDFVTFKVARPDDIWLHAKDMPGAHVILQCHGEEPDDLDLWEAAQIAAYFSKGRQSSNVPVDFTRRRHVKKPAGAKPGFVIYEHQKTLYVTPDENLVTNLIDK; this comes from the coding sequence ATGAATATTGAAGGATTAACGCTTGCACCGCTGCTATGGGAACTAAATGCCAAACTAACCGGCGGACGGATTGATAAAATTTTTCAGCCCGATGACTATACACTGGTAATCTGGGTACGCCAGCACCACGAAACACTACGCTTGATTATTTCTGTAAACCCCGCTAGTCCCTGCCTGTACCTAAGTGACACCCCGCCAGAAAACCCGGCTGTACCACCAACATTTTGCATGCTGCTGCGTAAACACTTGGTTAACGGACGCATTGCCGCCGTCACCCAGCACGGTCTTGACCGCATTGCCTACATAACGATTGACGTTCGCGATGAGTCCGGCGGTATAACCAGTAAAATACTAGCGGTAGAACTTATGGGTAAATATAGCAATATCATTTTTATCCATGACAATTCTATTCTTGACGCCATCCGACGCATACCGGCTTCCCTGAGCCGCCACCGCCAGGTGCTCCCCGGCAAGCCCTATTTGCATCCGCCGGCACGGGACGGCGTCAACTTTCTAAATGATACAACCGAAATTTTTCTGACTAAACTCCGTTCGGTCAAAAACGGATTATTGACCAAAGCGATAATTGACGTATCCGTTGGCATTGGCCCTCTCACCGCCAAAGAGCTTGTGTGGCGTGCAGGCCTGCCTACCGATATTAAAATAGACCAGCTTGATACGGCCGACTTTGCTTCTCTGGCCGAAGCAGTTCAGGACCTTGTGGGTCCCTTGCGCAACGGTTCGATCCAACCAGCCGTGGTTGTAGACGACAAAGACTCCCTTATTGCTCTCGCCGCCTACCCGCTTGAACATTTGAACGGCTATAAAACTTGCTTTTTCCCAACAATGAACGAAGCGGTTATTTTTGCCCTCGGTCTCGATAAAATCCGGCGGCTACCGGACAAAGACGTTCTGGAAAAAGTTATATCGGCGGAATTAGCGCGCCTGCAAAGAAAAATAACGGCCCTTAAACAAGAAAGTGACGAAGCCCTCACCGCCGAAACATGGCGCCGGCTAGCCGATATAATTATGGCGAATGTCTATCAAATCCCTAAAGGCGTTAATCAGGTAAAATTGCCAAATCTGTATGATATTCACGGAGACGACCCTTATGTAACCATCGAACTAGACCCTCTCCTGACACCGGTTGAAAATGCCCAATCTTTTTACGCTAAATATAGCAAGCTGAAGCGCGCCCAAGAATTAATTGCCGCCCAGCTACAACAACGCCGTCAGGAGCTGGCGTATCTGGAAAGTATTCAAGTATCTCTCAATCAGGCCACCACTTTGCCTGAAATTAACGAAATCCGTCAAGAACTCGCTGCCGCAGGCTATCTTCCCCAAGATAGTCGCAACCGACGACAAGTCCCGGCGCCGTCGACACCCTTAACCGGGACAACGCGGGGCGGCTTTAAATTCATTGCAGGCAAGAATAATATCCAAAATGATTTTGTGACTTTCAAAGTTGCCCGCCCCGATGACATTTGGCTGCATGCCAAAGACATGCCGGGAGCCCACGTTATCCTGCAGTGTCACGGCGAAGAGCCGGACGATCTGGACCTTTGGGAAGCAGCGCAAATAGCGGCCTACTTTAGCAAAGGCCGGCAATCATCTAATGTCCCTGTTGATTTTACCAGACGCCGGCATGTAAAAAAGCCGGCCGGCGCCAAACCAGGATTTGTGATTTATGAGCACCAAAAAACTCTTTATGTCACACCGGACGAAAATCTCGTAACAAACCTTATTGATAAATAA